One genomic region from Asterias amurensis chromosome 7, ASM3211899v1 encodes:
- the LOC139939687 gene encoding single-stranded DNA-binding protein, mitochondrial-like — translation MYRSSMTQLSRCVLRRYSSGSTVKTVETAVVERSLNKITLLGRVGRDAEMKGTDSNPMALFSLATSETFRIKKDEEDELRQRTSWHRVNVFKPGLRDAVYSYCKKGSRVLVFGRLNYSEYYNDSDQKITTTNIVADDVIFVGGGSSVTELTKEDLVSEPIEHV, via the exons ATGTACAGATCTTCGATGACCCAG TTATCAAGGTGCGTTTTGAGAAGATACTCTTCTGGAAGTACAGTGAAGACAGTAGAAACAGCTGTGGTTGAACGAA gtttgaaTAAAATCACTCTccttggtcgagttggtcgagATGCAGAGATGAAAGGAACTGATTCCAATCCTATGGCACTCTTCTCCTTAGCTACTAGTGAGACGTTCAGAATTAAGAAAGATGAGGAAGATG aactgagacaAAGGACAAGCTGGCACAGAGTAAATGTTTTCAAGCCAGGTCTAAGGGATGCCGTTTACTCATACTGTAAGAAAGG TTCCAGAGTTTTAGTATTTGGGAGGCTCAACTACAGTGAGTACTACAACGACAGTGACCAAAAGATAACCACAACTAACATTGTTGCAG aCGATGTGATATTTGTTGGCGGTGGATCTAGTGTAACAGAACTGACAAAGGAAGATCTTGTTTCAGAGCCAATTGAACATGTCTGA